The following coding sequences are from one Chelonoidis abingdonii isolate Lonesome George chromosome 4, CheloAbing_2.0, whole genome shotgun sequence window:
- the EAPP gene encoding E2F-associated phosphoprotein — protein sequence MSRLREDEDPYVIEEPSDEEPGQSSSEDEVDVLLYGTPNQKRKLIRECLTGESESSSEDEFQKEMEAELNCTMKTMEGKWKSLETGTSSSTGQAGRVTTTKYYDDIYFDSDSEDEDKVGTQVARKKKRHQQRRIPTNDELLYDPEEDDRDQEWVDSQRRGYQNIRRTQQQQFKPPAIPNSDAVLNCPACMTTLCFDCQRHESYKTQYRAMFVMNCSVNKEEVLKYKGPVNKKIKKRHKKMKHSNEIITGQANQEEEEVYHPVRCTECSTEVAVLDKDEVFHFFNVLASHC from the exons ATGAGCCGCCTGCGGGAGGACGAGGATCCCTACGTGATCGAGGAGCCCAGCGATGAGGAGCCGGGGCAGAGCAG CTCAGAAGATGAAGTGGATGTGCTTTTATATGGCACTCCCAATCAGAAGCGCAAACTGATAAGGGAGTGTCTTACTGGAGAAAGTGAATCTTCAAGTGAGGATGAGTTCCaaaaggaaatggaggcagaacTAAACTGCACCATGAAAACTATGGAAGGCAAGTGGAAGTCACTAGAAACAG GTACTTCTTCAAGTACTGGACAAGCTGGAAGAGTCACCACTACAAAGTACTATGACGACATTTATTTTGACTCTGATTCGGAGGATGAAGATAAAGTAG GTACACAGGTggccaggaaaaaaaagagacatcAACAGCGCCGGATTCCTACTAACGATGAGCTACTCTATGATCCAGAAGAAGATGATCGAGACCAAGAGTGGGTGGACTCTCAGAGACGAGG ATACCAAAATATAAGAAgaactcagcagcagcagttcaaacCTCCAGCCATTCCAAACAGTGATGCTGTTTTGAACTGCCCTGCTTGCATGACTACGTTGTGCTTTGATTGTCAGAG ACATGAATCCTACAAAACACAGTACAGAGCAATGTTTGTGATGAACTGCTCAGTTAACAAAGAAGAGGTCCTAAAATACAAAGGCCCAGTgaacaagaaaataaagaaaaggcaTAAGAAAATGAAACACAGCAATGAGATCATCACTGGGCAagcaaatcaggaagaggaggaagtaTATCATCCAGTCAGATGTACCGAATGTTCAACTGAAGTGGCAGTCTTGGATAAAGATGAAGTTTTCCATTTCTTCAATGTTCTAGCAAGTCACTGTTAA
- the SPTSSA gene encoding serine palmitoyltransferase small subunit A — translation MALGSAWGRVSWLYYQYLLVTALYMLEPWERTVFNSMLVSIVGMALYTGYVFMPQHIMAILHYFEIVQ, via the exons ATGGCGCTGGGGTCGGCCTGGGGGCGGGTGTCGTGGCTCTATTACCAGTACCTGCTGGTCACCGCGCTCTACATGCTGGAGCCCTGGGAGAGGACGGTCTTCA ATTCTATGCTGGTTTCTATTGTTGGAATGGCTCTGTACACTGGCTATGTGTTCATGCCTCAGCACATCATGGCGATATTACACTACTTTGAAATTGTGCAGTGA